The following coding sequences are from one Candidatus Bathyarchaeota archaeon window:
- a CDS encoding RNA-processing protein (similar to yeast Dim2p protein that is essential for 40S ribosomal subunit; structural studies show binding to 3' end of 16S rRNA in complex with archaeal IF2 alpha): MARPSTFVKIPKSRIGALIGPNASTKELIERKLGIRLEVNSESGDVSINLAPKTADPSMLFRAKEVVLAIGRGFSPEKAGRLLDDEEAMLIIIDLRDFVGKSESDIKRLSGRIIGREGKTRRFIEELTDAYVSVYGHTISIIGAIEEAEIARQAIEMFIRGRLHSSVYRFLHAKRRELKKKKMELWKRPYEKI; this comes from the coding sequence ATGGCAAGGCCTAGCACTTTTGTGAAAATCCCCAAAAGCCGTATAGGTGCTCTCATTGGCCCGAATGCGTCCACAAAAGAGCTTATTGAAAGAAAACTTGGGATACGGCTTGAAGTCAACAGTGAAAGTGGCGACGTAAGCATCAACCTTGCGCCCAAAACAGCCGATCCCTCAATGCTTTTCAGGGCAAAAGAAGTCGTTTTGGCCATTGGCAGAGGTTTCTCTCCAGAGAAAGCTGGAAGGCTCTTGGATGACGAGGAGGCTATGCTAATAATTATTGATTTGAGAGATTTTGTCGGAAAATCGGAGTCTGACATTAAGCGGTTGAGTGGGAGAATTATTGGTAGAGAGGGAAAGACTAGGAGATTCATTGAGGAACTGACGGACGCCTATGTGTCAGTGTATGGCCATACAATTAGCATTATTGGCGCCATTGAAGAGGCTGAAATTGCTCGACAAGCTATAGAGATGTTTATTCGCGGACGTTTGCACAGCTCGGTGTATAGATTTTTGCACGCAAAGAGGAGAGAGTTGAAGAAAAAAAAGATGGAGCTGTGGAAAAGACCCTACGAGAAAATTTGA
- a CDS encoding nucleoside phosphorylase gives MEDNTPIFTPQDFLRYVASVKDVSVETFQIPPRMIIVYQRRHFDFVNQLIEGKPVEWWWYGDRLRLHVGSLNNIQIVVTMNFVGSPAAAMVFEELIACGAKRIFEVGISGGIQPFLKPGDIVVTTEAVCDEGTTCQYFPNQRRFVTSPILKRCLTETLSRNRVSHHAGSVLTTDGVYRETRSKLAKFRKIGVLAINMETSALYAVAKHRGVETASAHVISAILNESGWQPAFSKKQVLSNTEILLKMVTEALSKA, from the coding sequence ATGGAAGACAATACGCCTATTTTTACTCCTCAAGATTTCTTACGATACGTAGCTTCTGTAAAGGACGTAAGTGTAGAAACATTCCAAATACCTCCACGAATGATCATAGTCTATCAGCGCCGCCACTTTGACTTTGTCAACCAACTCATTGAAGGTAAACCCGTTGAATGGTGGTGGTATGGCGACCGTTTACGTTTGCACGTTGGTTCTCTCAATAATATCCAAATCGTTGTGACAATGAACTTTGTTGGTTCCCCAGCCGCCGCAATGGTCTTCGAGGAACTCATTGCATGCGGTGCCAAAAGAATTTTCGAAGTGGGAATTTCAGGTGGAATACAACCTTTCTTGAAACCAGGCGATATTGTTGTTACTACTGAAGCAGTATGTGACGAAGGTACCACGTGCCAATATTTCCCAAACCAGCGAAGGTTTGTGACTTCTCCAATTTTAAAACGCTGTCTAACTGAAACCTTAAGCAGGAACCGTGTCAGCCACCATGCGGGCTCAGTTTTGACTACAGATGGTGTCTATAGAGAAACAAGAAGTAAACTAGCGAAGTTTCGGAAAATTGGGGTTTTGGCGATTAACATGGAAACTTCCGCCCTTTATGCCGTTGCGAAGCATCGAGGCGTAGAAACAGCTTCGGCACATGTAATCTCTGCCATTCTGAACGAGTCTGGATGGCAACCAGCCTTCAGCAAAAAGCAAGTTTTGAGCAACACAGAGATTCTATTGAAGATGGTTACAGAGGCGCTTTCAAAAGCTTAA
- a CDS encoding winged helix-turn-helix transcriptional regulator, which produces MTVTHRDLAKEAKKILKEKGFADDEIYEEFWFKSYRVDAVGWSSKRKVAVACGYCGPEKKQDLERFFDEVICLPFKYQVQSVSAEPSTQMPSALTKLRLMLVKDDNVIFEVPLSREEWSKEFSRNELGFVERDLQQFSKLFDALSHKNRLRMMELLIEDEDLTMGFAEFIRDLNLNPKLVWESTRKLSESGLLKKSDDGRYRCSEFGEASFIMVSFVLRRLRDMFESVEGR; this is translated from the coding sequence ATGACGGTAACCCATAGGGACTTGGCAAAGGAGGCCAAAAAAATCTTAAAGGAAAAAGGCTTCGCAGATGATGAAATATATGAAGAATTTTGGTTCAAAAGTTACCGAGTCGACGCCGTCGGATGGAGCTCAAAACGCAAAGTTGCTGTAGCATGCGGTTACTGTGGTCCAGAAAAGAAACAGGATCTCGAAAGATTCTTTGATGAAGTAATCTGTCTTCCATTCAAATATCAAGTCCAGTCTGTCTCAGCTGAACCCTCCACCCAAATGCCTAGTGCTTTAACGAAGCTGAGGTTAATGTTGGTTAAGGACGATAATGTCATCTTTGAAGTCCCACTTTCAAGGGAAGAGTGGTCAAAAGAATTTTCAAGAAATGAATTGGGATTCGTAGAGCGAGATCTTCAACAATTTTCTAAACTCTTCGACGCGTTGTCACATAAAAACAGGTTGAGGATGATGGAGCTTTTGATAGAAGATGAAGATCTGACGATGGGATTTGCCGAGTTCATTCGCGATCTAAATCTTAACCCTAAATTAGTGTGGGAAAGCACACGGAAACTTAGTGAAAGCGGGCTTCTTAAAAAAAGCGATGACGGAAGGTATCGTTGCTCTGAATTTGGAGAAGCCAGTTTTATCATGGTTAGCTTCGTACTAAGGCGTTTGCGAGATATGTTTGAAAGTGTTGAAGGGAGGTGA
- a CDS encoding Hsp20/alpha crystallin family protein: MVDYYEDDEVFRDISSFYKRLMERMFREIQDFEKAVSSRQLQGNWDIKPINMPGVKGYVARGQFQLRGAPIHFPMHAKEEDREPLTDVFEEKELVKIYVELPGVEKSDIQLNLVSGSVEVRAKNFSKTVDLATRNVDLEKATASYKNGVLEVTIPKIQKAVGDEKRRTMRIE; encoded by the coding sequence ATGGTAGACTATTACGAAGACGATGAAGTTTTTCGGGACATTAGCAGCTTCTATAAACGGTTGATGGAGCGTATGTTTAGGGAAATTCAGGATTTCGAAAAGGCTGTTAGCAGTAGACAACTTCAGGGCAATTGGGACATTAAACCAATTAACATGCCTGGCGTAAAAGGGTATGTTGCCCGGGGACAATTTCAACTCAGAGGCGCGCCAATACATTTTCCAATGCATGCTAAGGAAGAAGATCGGGAGCCGTTGACAGATGTTTTCGAGGAGAAGGAGCTGGTCAAGATTTACGTGGAGTTACCTGGAGTTGAGAAAAGTGATATTCAGCTTAATCTAGTCAGCGGGTCTGTTGAAGTGAGAGCTAAGAACTTCTCCAAGACTGTGGATTTAGCGACCAGGAATGTTGATCTCGAGAAGGCTACTGCAAGCTACAAGAACGGTGTGCTTGAGGTGACGATTCCGAAGATTCAGAAAGCTGTTGGGGATGAGAAAAGGCGGACTATGAGGATTGAGTAG
- a CDS encoding translation initiation factor IF-2 subunit beta, translating to MKSYKELLKRAQSQLPQEKDTGQRFEIPRVRSSVIGMRTYIRNFKEIADTLNRDPRHLMKFLTNEMATAATLEETRATFQGKFPHNTLERLVRIYTENFVICPVCKRPDTRIVKEKRLFFLVCEACGAKSSVKAV from the coding sequence ATGAAAAGCTACAAAGAACTTCTAAAGCGTGCTCAATCTCAACTTCCACAGGAAAAAGACACTGGGCAACGCTTTGAAATTCCTAGAGTGCGTTCCTCTGTAATCGGTATGCGCACGTACATCCGTAACTTCAAGGAAATCGCAGACACACTAAATCGCGACCCACGTCATTTGATGAAATTTTTGACAAATGAAATGGCTACAGCTGCCACCTTGGAAGAGACACGTGCCACTTTTCAGGGTAAGTTCCCCCATAATACACTTGAACGCTTAGTACGCATATACACTGAAAACTTCGTCATATGTCCTGTTTGCAAGCGTCCAGATACGAGAATCGTGAAAGAGAAGCGGCTCTTCTTTTTAGTGTGTGAGGCGTGTGGCGCAAAATCATCAGTAAAAGCAGTCTAA
- a CDS encoding DNA topoisomerase IV subunit A: MEQGEFPWIKMPSRSTENICYSPELRQYILGERKVKRSTRNIRHIRPFTQLVWTAFFAHQLSTQRKTSTLRDVYYSAQAYNMSFKDQSESDNVITDLETVIGRPREDFNVFPEERSAIFGDLTIEYTVPGYEGRLMNLTSHPDGLMIGPALTYSEFVKTSADKVIAIEKGGLFTRFIEENVHKKYNALLVLTAGQAPRSTRHFIRRLNKELELPVCILTDADPWGMHIAMVIISGSANAAHLRGLTTADAKWSGVWATDITDYKLPSDPLTEIDMKRLHELHRDPRYKDELWQREIKTFMKIRKKAELEAFSRYGLTYIVDEYLPAKLEAIK; the protein is encoded by the coding sequence ATGGAGCAGGGTGAGTTCCCGTGGATCAAGATGCCCAGCCGCTCCACAGAAAATATTTGCTACAGCCCAGAGCTTCGCCAGTACATCTTAGGAGAGAGAAAAGTCAAGCGAAGCACTCGTAACATCCGTCACATCCGCCCCTTCACACAGCTAGTTTGGACAGCTTTCTTTGCCCATCAACTCTCAACTCAACGCAAAACCTCAACCCTCCGAGACGTTTACTATTCAGCCCAAGCCTACAATATGTCCTTCAAGGACCAATCAGAGTCAGACAACGTGATCACAGACTTGGAAACAGTAATAGGTCGCCCCAGAGAAGATTTCAATGTCTTCCCAGAAGAACGTTCAGCCATCTTCGGCGACCTAACAATCGAATACACCGTGCCAGGTTATGAAGGAAGACTGATGAATCTGACATCGCATCCAGACGGCCTAATGATAGGCCCAGCTTTGACATACAGTGAGTTCGTGAAAACCAGCGCAGACAAAGTAATTGCTATCGAGAAAGGCGGCCTATTCACAAGGTTTATCGAAGAAAACGTGCACAAAAAATACAATGCACTGCTTGTTTTAACCGCAGGGCAAGCTCCTCGATCTACTCGCCATTTCATTCGCAGACTCAACAAGGAGTTGGAATTACCGGTCTGCATTTTGACGGATGCAGACCCATGGGGGATGCACATTGCCATGGTTATAATTTCTGGTTCAGCCAACGCTGCACATCTTCGAGGCTTAACAACGGCTGACGCCAAATGGAGCGGTGTTTGGGCAACGGATATAACCGATTATAAGTTGCCAAGCGACCCCTTGACCGAAATCGACATGAAACGGCTTCACGAGTTGCACCGAGACCCACGCTACAAAGACGAGCTGTGGCAACGGGAAATAAAGACTTTCATGAAAATTCGGAAAAAAGCAGAGCTGGAAGCATTCAGTCGTTATGGCCTCACATACATTGTAGATGAGTATCTACCAGCTAAACTAGAGGCAATAAAATAA
- a CDS encoding cob(I)yrinic acid a,c-diamide adenosyltransferase has protein sequence MGNIYLYTGTSGEKTVNALGLALRSVGHHHTVVIIQFLKWWKNTGEYKMRSMLKPYYEIYQFGREGWHGLGNLDERDRKLVKEGHAFAKRIVEEKKPHLLVLDEINLEIYCKLLDGGGEREKPLLFWIPCRRKQMLF, from the coding sequence ATGGGTAACATATATCTTTATACAGGCACCAGCGGGGAAAAAACAGTTAACGCTCTGGGCTTGGCTTTGCGCTCAGTAGGTCACCACCACACCGTTGTCATAATTCAATTTTTAAAATGGTGGAAAAACACAGGCGAGTACAAGATGAGAAGCATGCTCAAACCCTACTATGAAATCTACCAGTTCGGACGTGAGGGGTGGCACGGACTAGGAAATCTGGACGAGAGGGATCGAAAACTGGTAAAGGAAGGGCATGCTTTCGCCAAAAGAATCGTCGAGGAAAAGAAGCCACATCTACTTGTCTTAGACGAGATTAACTTGGAGATTTATTGTAAACTTCTGGACGGGGGGGGGGAGAGAGAGAAACCATTGCTTTTCTGGATACCATGCCGAAGAAAACAGATGTTGTTCTGA
- a CDS encoding DNA topoisomerase VI subunit B: protein MVSQAFEEISPADFFYRNRDIAGFTNPSRAIFASIRELVENSLDAAELVGVPPDIYVRLAYGEGGPESGVYKLRVEDNGSGITSRHIPSAFGQVLFGSKYKLKQSRGTFGLGGTMAVLYGQITTHKPAYIVSSTGSTKVYQYSIMIDIQRNRPIILERKVLINKEQWHGTIVEFNLEGDYFRAMPKIVEYLKQTALVNPYANITFVDPKGRLYKFTRVTTKMPPSPKETLPHPYGVDVETVKRLIQVTPYRNMVDFMRAHFHRVSERIVHKFLEFAAIPKTRNPKKLSPQDIVRLVQRMKRFEEFRPPSASCLSPLGEELLRAGILKELKPEFIAVCQRKPSTYAGHPFIVEAAIAYGGDIPKRGDFVLYRFANRIPLLYDEASDVSFRVVKSMNWRRYKVSQDMPVAVLVHICSTKIPYKTVGKEFIADRPEVKREILNGIRGAARHLQRFLSKREHVEREKRRLSVFSKYLPKIAKFSTQLAGREKEPDIRKLLESVNIIGGKEAGK, encoded by the coding sequence ATGGTAAGTCAGGCGTTCGAAGAAATCAGCCCAGCCGACTTCTTTTACCGTAACCGCGACATAGCAGGTTTCACAAATCCATCCCGCGCTATATTCGCCTCCATAAGAGAACTTGTAGAAAACTCGTTAGATGCCGCAGAACTCGTAGGAGTCCCTCCAGACATATATGTCCGCTTAGCTTATGGTGAAGGTGGCCCAGAGTCAGGAGTGTACAAGCTGAGAGTTGAAGACAATGGATCAGGAATCACCTCACGCCACATCCCCTCAGCTTTTGGTCAAGTGCTTTTTGGCTCGAAGTACAAACTGAAGCAGTCTAGGGGAACCTTCGGACTAGGTGGCACAATGGCTGTTCTCTACGGACAAATTACTACTCACAAGCCTGCCTACATAGTCTCCAGCACAGGCTCCACGAAAGTCTACCAATATAGCATAATGATTGATATTCAAAGGAACAGACCAATTATTCTGGAACGCAAAGTTTTGATAAATAAGGAACAATGGCATGGAACAATCGTAGAGTTTAATCTTGAAGGCGACTATTTCCGCGCTATGCCAAAAATTGTGGAATACTTGAAGCAGACTGCGCTAGTAAATCCTTACGCTAACATAACCTTTGTCGACCCGAAGGGTCGCCTGTACAAGTTCACACGTGTAACAACGAAGATGCCGCCTTCACCTAAAGAAACCTTACCTCACCCCTATGGTGTGGACGTGGAAACCGTTAAACGCCTCATACAAGTGACGCCGTATCGAAACATGGTAGATTTTATGAGAGCCCATTTTCATCGAGTCAGCGAAAGGATAGTACACAAATTTCTGGAGTTTGCTGCTATTCCCAAGACAAGAAATCCAAAGAAATTGAGTCCTCAAGACATTGTGAGGCTTGTGCAAAGGATGAAGCGCTTTGAAGAGTTCCGACCGCCAAGTGCCAGTTGTTTGTCACCTCTTGGGGAAGAGTTGTTAAGGGCTGGAATTTTGAAGGAATTGAAACCAGAATTTATAGCAGTTTGTCAACGCAAACCTTCCACTTATGCAGGTCATCCTTTCATTGTAGAAGCGGCAATAGCTTATGGTGGAGACATTCCAAAAAGAGGTGATTTTGTGCTCTACCGTTTTGCCAATCGTATTCCTCTTCTCTATGACGAAGCGAGTGATGTGTCGTTTCGTGTCGTCAAAAGTATGAATTGGCGCAGATACAAGGTCTCACAAGACATGCCTGTAGCCGTACTAGTTCACATCTGCAGCACCAAAATCCCATACAAAACTGTGGGCAAAGAGTTTATTGCAGATAGACCTGAAGTGAAAAGGGAAATCCTAAACGGCATACGAGGAGCAGCTCGACATCTCCAACGATTTTTGTCAAAACGTGAACACGTGGAAAGGGAGAAGAGAAGATTAAGTGTGTTTTCAAAATATTTGCCAAAGATCGCCAAGTTTTCCACACAACTTGCCGGTAGAGAGAAAGAACCTGACATTAGAAAGCTGTTAGAGAGTGTGAATATCATTGGAGGAAAAGAAGCGGGAAAATAA
- a CDS encoding serine protein kinase RIO yields the protein MSERKAMKRLAHKEDRYEREQRLLRKDLSSERMVMEEVFDKSTLMTIYELLNKGTIDEIHGVVKAGKEARIYWGKDRDGKELAIKIYLTVAAEFKKGKLQYIEGDPRFKHVRHDTRSLVFLWATKEFKNLHLALRAKVKVPRPIAIRKNVLVMQFIGKNGYPAPELKELPPKNPGFIYNELLEYVRRLYQRAELVHSDISEYNVMVWRGKPILFDMAQAVLLSHPMATTFLKRDLQNLNRYFKRLGVRVLSVDEMYRKVIENGKA from the coding sequence ATGTCTGAACGCAAAGCAATGAAACGCCTTGCCCACAAGGAAGACCGTTACGAGCGGGAGCAACGGTTGCTGCGTAAAGACCTTTCATCCGAACGAATGGTTATGGAAGAAGTATTCGACAAATCCACTCTTATGACGATATATGAGCTCTTAAACAAAGGGACAATAGACGAAATCCACGGCGTTGTAAAAGCTGGAAAAGAGGCTAGAATTTATTGGGGAAAAGATCGAGATGGAAAAGAGCTGGCTATCAAGATTTATTTAACAGTAGCAGCAGAGTTCAAAAAAGGCAAACTCCAATACATCGAAGGCGATCCCAGATTTAAGCATGTAAGACATGACACGCGATCCCTAGTTTTTTTGTGGGCAACGAAAGAATTCAAAAACTTGCACCTAGCTCTAAGAGCAAAAGTCAAAGTTCCTAGACCTATTGCAATAAGAAAAAACGTGTTAGTAATGCAATTCATAGGTAAAAATGGTTATCCCGCCCCAGAATTGAAAGAATTGCCTCCTAAAAATCCCGGATTCATTTACAATGAGCTCTTGGAATATGTCAGAAGACTCTACCAGAGAGCAGAACTGGTTCACAGCGACATAAGTGAATACAACGTAATGGTATGGAGAGGCAAACCGATTCTTTTCGACATGGCACAGGCTGTCCTTCTTTCCCATCCCATGGCAACCACTTTTCTTAAACGTGACCTGCAGAATCTTAACCGATACTTCAAAAGGCTAGGAGTAAGAGTATTATCAGTTGATGAGATGTACAGGAAAGTCATAGAGAATGGCAAGGCCTAG
- a CDS encoding DUF424 family protein, whose protein sequence is MDVYINLQRRSECILLAMCDANMLGKTLKQGKIVFHIREEFYKGALVSLEEAVDLIQQSTIVNMIGRRIVKKAVEKGLVHPDAVLEIAGVPHAQIVKV, encoded by the coding sequence TTGGACGTTTACATAAACCTGCAGAGACGGAGCGAATGTATCCTGCTGGCAATGTGCGATGCTAACATGTTAGGTAAAACTTTGAAACAAGGGAAAATAGTCTTCCACATCCGCGAAGAATTCTACAAGGGCGCCTTAGTCAGCCTAGAAGAGGCTGTAGACTTGATTCAGCAATCAACTATAGTTAACATGATTGGACGAAGAATTGTTAAAAAAGCTGTAGAAAAGGGTCTAGTGCATCCAGATGCTGTTCTAGAGATTGCAGGCGTTCCCCACGCTCAAATTGTGAAAGTATAG